Proteins encoded in a region of the Prunus persica cultivar Lovell chromosome G4, Prunus_persica_NCBIv2, whole genome shotgun sequence genome:
- the LOC109948703 gene encoding uncharacterized protein LOC109948703, with protein MFKWEEQHQQFFEEIKHYLSNPPVLSPPKRGRPLKLYVSASEVSIGSLLVQDNKEGKEQAVYNLSRTLTGVERKYSAIERLCLALYFTAVKLRHYMLPFTIHIIAKTDLIKYMLTRPMLRSRIEKWTLALAEFAFRYVPQKAVKRQAIADFLADHLGEEIENMDSLDIANADLLTRVHTCLNNPIYSVYLTPWKLYFDGSKTDVASGAGIILEEPLGIRHCYSFQLDFHYTNNRAEYEALIIGLEMLVELGIQSVEILGDSMLVLKQIAGEYKCLSPSLAICLVAARNLLTEFREATWEHIPREENFAANELAQIATGIQMPEDCMQRIIKVGKKSLPSILTRGMEIDVNSTIITQDDWRNPIMNYLQYPTLPSEKRVRIMALNYLMWNGDLVQKSKDEVLPRCLGKKEYMKVMGETHEGICGAHQGGRKMCWLIRRYGYFWPTMMKDCIDYSKGCEACERHGPIQQAPSVPMNPVVKPWPFRGWAMDLIGKIYPASSKQHCFIIIATDYFTKWVEAKLVKSTTSQEIITFIEEQIIQRFGIPESITTDRGSSFIFGERLDMAEAFKFKLLQSTPYYAQANEQAESSNKWHEKLLETLWAYRTSKREATSMTPYALTYGHDAILPMEIAVQSLRITHQHNLVREDYSQAMLLELEGLDTSRIDTLNKLLAGKQAVSRAYNKRVKNKSFEDGEIVWKAVLPLRTHIAGYGKWSPTWEGPFIINQILGMGAYRL; from the exons ATGTTCAAATGGGAAGAACAGCACCAACAATTTTTTGAGGAAATCAAgcattacctctcaaatccaccaGTTCTGTCCCCACCAAAGAGAGGAAGACCACTCAAACTCTATGTTTCTGCATCAGAAGTGTCCATAGGGAGTCTGTTGGTTCAAGATAACAAGGAAGGGAAGGAACAGGCAGTTTACAATCTGAGCAGAACTCTGACAGGAGTAGAAAGGAAATATTCTGCAATTGAAAGGCTTTGTCTAGCCTTATACTTCACTGCTGTGAAACTCAGACACTATATGCTGCCTTTCACCATCCACATCATTGCCAAGACAGacttaatcaaatacatgctaacGAGGCCAATGTTGAGAAGCAGAATTGAAAAATGGACTCTGGCTTTGGCAGAATTTGCTTTCAGATATGTTCCTCAGAAAGCTGTCAAAAGACAAGCTATAGCAGATTTCCTAGCAGATCACCTAGGAGAAGAGATTGAAAATATGGACTCTTTGGAcatagcaaatgcagatctGCTGACTAGAGTTCATACTTGCCTTAACAATCCCATCTATTCAGTTTACCTTACACCTTGGAAACTGTACtttgatggatcaaagacTGATGTAGCTTCCGGAGCAGGGATTATTTTAGAGGAACCACTAGGGATCAGACATTGTTATTCTTTCCAGTTAGATTTCCATTACACCAACAACAGGGCTGAATATGAAGCTTTAATCATTGGCCTAGAAATGCTGGTGGAATTAGGGATCCAATCTGTGGAAATCCTGGGAGATTCTATGCTTGTGTTGaaacagattgctggagaatacAAGTGTCTGAGTCCTTCTTTAGCTATTTGTTTAGTTGCAGCTAGAAACCTGCTGACAGAATTCagagaagctacttgggaacatatcccaagagaagaaaattttgcaGCCAATGAATTGGCTCAAATAGCAACAGGTATACAAATGCCTGAAGACTGTATGCAAAGAATCATCAAGGTAGGAAAGAAAAGTCTACCATCTATTCTGACCAGAGGAATGGAGATAGATGTTAATTCTACCATAATCACTCAAGATGATTGGAGAAATCCTATCATGAATTACTTGCAGTATCCAACCTTGCCTTCTGAGAAAAGAGTCAGAATCATGGCTTTAAACTACCTTATGTGGAATGGAGATTTGGTCCAAAAAAGCAAGGATGAAGTACTTCCAAGGTGCcttggaaagaaagaatacATGAAAGTCATGGGAGAAACTCATGAGGGAATCTGTGGAGCCCaccaaggaggaagaaaaatgtgCTGGCTAATTAGaaggtatggctacttctggccaaccATGATGAAAGATTGCATTGACTATTCCAAGGGATGTGAGGCTTGTGAAAGGCACGGCCCAATCCAGCAGGCTCCTTCAGTTCCCATGAATCCAGTGGTAAAGCCATGGCCTTTCAGaggatgggcaatggatctcattggtAAGATTTATCCAGCCAGTAGCAAACAACACTGTTTTATCATTATAGCTACAGactatttcaccaaatgggtggaAGCCAAGCTTGTTAAGTCCACAacatctcaagagatcatcactTTCATAGAagagcagattatacaaaggtTTGGCATTCCAGAATCGATCACAACTGACAGAGGATCTTCTTTCATATTTGGAGAGAGGCTGGATATGGCGGAAGCATTTAAATTCAAACTGCTTCAATCCACCCCTTATTATGCCCAAGCTAATGAGCaggcagaatcaagtaacaag tGGCATGAGAAGTTGTTAGAAACTCTGTGGGCATATAGAACTTCAAAAAGAGAGGCAACTAGCATGACCCCCTATGCTTTGACTTATggccatgatgcaattctgCCCATGGAGATAGCAGTCCAGTCTCTTAGAATTACGCATCAACACAATCTGGTTAGAGAAGACTACTCTCAAGCCATGCTGCTAGAACTGGAAGGATTGGATACAAGTAGGATTGAtaccctcaacaaactcttagcaggaaaacaggCTGTATCAAGGgcctacaacaaaagagttaaaaacaagagttttgaagatGGAGAAATAGTATGGAAAGCAGTTCTGCCCCTTCGAACGCATATAGCTGGTTATGGAAAGTGgtcacctacatgggaaggtccTTTCATAATTAATCAGATCCTTGGAATGGGGGCATACAGATTATAG